One genomic window of Nakamurella panacisegetis includes the following:
- the coaE gene encoding dephospho-CoA kinase, with translation MTITVAVTGGIGAGKSTVAGMLAARGAVVVDSDRLAREVVGIGTPGLLAIEQRFGSAIIAGDGSLDRAALAAIVFADAGARKDLEGITHPLVRARFEALRAAAPPGSVVVNDIPLVTNRDVAAAFHLVVGVRAPDNVRVARLIDRGLTEADARARMATQIDDELRRSLCDVWIDNGGSPVQARRQTDLLWSRLVQFAANVDAHRVAPDGDGSVVAYRPEWPLAAALLSDRIERVIGAGPVRHVGPTSRPGQPAIDCIELEVGVVGRDQVESWAPALAEAGFPRRPDAPEPAPGRLDVAHGNADPGRSLNLYFTVR, from the coding sequence ATGACCATCACGGTCGCGGTGACTGGCGGTATCGGGGCGGGCAAGTCGACGGTCGCGGGGATGCTGGCCGCCAGGGGTGCCGTGGTGGTCGATTCCGACCGGCTGGCCCGCGAGGTGGTCGGGATCGGCACGCCCGGCCTGCTGGCCATCGAGCAGAGGTTCGGGTCGGCGATCATCGCCGGCGACGGGTCGTTGGACCGCGCCGCCTTGGCGGCCATCGTGTTCGCCGATGCCGGGGCGCGCAAAGACCTCGAAGGCATCACGCACCCGTTGGTGCGGGCCCGGTTCGAGGCCCTCCGGGCCGCGGCACCCCCCGGCAGCGTCGTCGTCAACGACATCCCGTTGGTCACCAACCGTGACGTAGCCGCCGCCTTCCACCTGGTGGTCGGTGTCCGCGCACCGGACAACGTCCGGGTCGCCCGGCTGATCGATCGGGGCCTGACCGAGGCCGATGCCAGGGCCCGGATGGCGACCCAGATCGATGACGAACTCCGGCGGTCTCTGTGCGACGTCTGGATCGACAACGGCGGATCACCGGTCCAGGCCCGGCGTCAGACCGACCTGTTGTGGTCGCGGTTGGTCCAGTTCGCCGCCAACGTCGATGCCCACCGGGTGGCGCCGGACGGTGACGGTTCCGTGGTCGCCTACCGGCCGGAATGGCCGCTTGCCGCCGCACTCCTGTCGGACCGGATCGAACGAGTCATCGGAGCCGGCCCGGTCCGTCACGTCGGACCGACGTCGCGTCCCGGTCAGCCGGCGATCGACTGCATCGAACTGGAGGTCGGGGTGGTCGGGCGGGACCAGGTCGAATCGTGGGCACCGGCGCTCGCCGAGGCCGGGTTCCCGCGGCGGCCCGACGCGCCGGAGCCGGCGCCGGGACGGCTCGACGTCGCGCACGGAAACGCCGACCCAGGACGAAGTCTCAATCTCTACTTCACGGTGAGGTAG